The Thiorhodovibrio frisius genome segment GGACTCAACTGGAAACTTGATCTGCGCGAGGGAATCGATTTCTCAATCTACCTGCTGGGCGGGTTTGAATTGCCAACACTCAGGCTCTACAAGAAAGTATGTGCCGCGGTTCGACCTCGTATTGTCTTCGATATCGGAGCGAATATCGGCGCTCATACGCTTCCGCTCGCTCAACTATTGCAACAACACGATGGCAGGGTGCATGCGTTCGAACCCACCCATTGGGCATTAAGCAAGCTTCGCACAAACCTCGCGCTCAACCCCGCGTTGGCGCCAGTTGTCCATGCTGTTCAGGCCATGCTTGTTGCAGACTCGACGAAAAAGGTAAAAGAGCAAATTTATTCCAGTTGGCCACTTGCTGGCGGGGAGGGACTACACGCAGTTCATTGCGGCAGGCTAAATGAAACAACTGGAGCTATTGCAATTACTCTAGACAACTATGTCGCGCAAAATCGTCTGGATACAGTTGATCTCATTAAGATTGATGTCGATGGCAACGAACCTCAGGTCTTGAATGGGGCAATGCAGACAATAAGGCAATTCGCTCCCCTTATATTGATGGAATGGTCGCCTCATCTCTTTCTTGACCAACCTGAGGTAATGAAAAAAATGCTGGCTCAACTGCAAGCATTGGACTACCGTATACGCCATGGTGGGACCGGTTCGCCGATCATCGGTGGTCAATCCGAGCTGGATAAGCTTACCCCGAAAGAAGGGTCAATAAACATCCTATTCGTACCTGCCCGTTACGCACGGATATTCGGCAAGAACGGTCCTGGTCGGTGTCTCAACAATGATTGTCAGGGTTAACAGTGGATCCCATGGCTTTTGCCTATCCAATCATCCTTGTTTAGCGTCGGCAGCGTCCGCCATCGACTCTTGGTCGGGCTACGGCATCATGTACCAAGAGCGTGTCGCCGCTGTAGAATTTCTTGTGCTGCTCTGCTCTTGGTCGCTGCTGCTTTAGCCAGCATCGCGGTTTCTGGAATTTGACTTGCGCGTCTATTTCCGGAGCCATCAAATCCAAGGGTTATTTAAGGCAATACAACCTATCAAAATTACCAAAATACTCAGGGAAATAGTAGGCCGGATTCTCTTTCATGGCTCGAGTGGTTTTTTTCGTAAGCTCGATGCACGGCGGTGGCGCGGAGCGAGTCGCGGCACTCTTGTGCAACCAATGGGCATCGCATGGCCATGATATTCTTTTGGTTCCGACTTTTTCTGGTCGCGGGGAGTGCCTTTACCCGCTTGACTACAGAGTCCGGCTGGAATTTCTTGCCGATCGGGTCGGCACAACGCGGAGAAACGCGGGGAACAACATTCGGAGACTGCTGGCCATGCGCTCGATGATCCGAGAGTTCCGCGCCGATGCGGTGCTGTCTTTCCTGACGGACGTGAACCTCGCCGTGCTTTTGGCAACTCGCGCTCTTGGTCTTCCGGTGGTGATATCCGAGCGAATT includes the following:
- a CDS encoding FkbM family methyltransferase; amino-acid sequence: MKLNTKQKIALASAFSTGIRGCRGLLGLSNVVCTRRNGLNWKLDLREGIDFSIYLLGGFELPTLRLYKKVCAAVRPRIVFDIGANIGAHTLPLAQLLQQHDGRVHAFEPTHWALSKLRTNLALNPALAPVVHAVQAMLVADSTKKVKEQIYSSWPLAGGEGLHAVHCGRLNETTGAIAITLDNYVAQNRLDTVDLIKIDVDGNEPQVLNGAMQTIRQFAPLILMEWSPHLFLDQPEVMKKMLAQLQALDYRIRHGGTGSPIIGGQSELDKLTPKEGSINILFVPARYARIFGKNGPGRCLNNDCQG